The DNA region TGGACGGCGGGCCTGCCGGTGTGCTCTGCGTCGGGATGGCGGTCGCGGACTCGCCGAGCGTGCCCGAACGCGACATCGCGCTCCTGCACGCGCTGCGCCGTCACCTCGCGCCCCTGGTCGCCGATCAGCTCGCCCGCGACCGCGAACGCCGGGCCGCCACCGCCAACTGGCAGCTGACCCCGCGCGAATGGGAGGTCGCCGACCTGGCCGCGCGCGGCCTGACCAACCGGCAGATCGCCGAGCGCCTGTTCATCGGCGTGGACACCGTGAAGAAGCACCTCAGCCGGGTGCTCGCCGAAACGGCCTGCACCAGCCGCACCCAATTGGCCGTCCGCTTCGCCGCCGCCTGACCGGACTTCGCGGCCTGACCGGTCAACACGTCGGCGACACGGCCCGAACCGGTCGCGAGCCCGCATCGAACCGCTCGAACCCGACCCCGGGGACGGTGACTCGCCGCAGAATCATGTGATGAGCGACCTCTTCGACTACTCCGGCCGGACGGTATTCGTGGCCGGTGGCACCAGCGGCATCAATTTGGGCGTGGCCAGGGCATTCGCGCAGGCGGGGGCCTCGGTGGGGGTGCTGTCGCGCTCACCGGACAAGGTCCGCGCGGCGGTGGACTCGATCGGCGAGAGCGGGGTCACCGTGCTGGGCTTCGCCGCCGACGTGCGCGACTACGAGGCGGTCGCGCAGGGGATCGGCGCCATCTGCGGCGAAATCGGCGAACTGGACGTGCTGGTGTCGGGTGCGGCGGGGAACTTCCCGGCCGCCGTGGACACCATGTCGGCGGGAGCGTTCGCCGCGGTCGTGGACATCGACCTGAAGGGCACCTTCAATGTGCTGCGGGCCGGCCGCGAGCACCTCCGCGCGCCGGGCGCGTCGGTCATCACCATCTCGGCCCCGCAATCGACCATCCCCATGGCGATGCAGGCGCACGCGTGCGCGGCCAAGGCGGGCGTGGACATGCTCACCAAATGCGCGGCGCTCGAATGGGGGCATCACGGCATCCGGGTCAACGCCGTGATGCCGGGCCCCATCGAGGACACCGAAGGCATGGCCCGCCTGGCCCCCACACCCCAAATGGCCGACCTGGTGACCAGATCCGTGCCCATGGGCCGCTACGGCACCGCCCAGGAGATCGCCGACTGCTGCCTGTGGCTGGCCTCGCCGTACGCCGCCTACGTCAACGGCGCGATCATCCCCGTCGACGGCGGGTGGTCCCTCGGAGGGGCTTCGGAAGTCTTCACCGCCATGCGAAACATGCTGGCGGGCTGAGCATTTTGCTCAGTGCCCGCCCGCCGCGATCTTCTTCGGATCGATGAACGACTGCAACGGCGACAGATGCGTGTAGGTGTCGAGCAGGGATCGGCCCAGGGTGGCGTGCGCCTCCACCACCGGGTTGGTCGCGCCATAATTGTCGGCGTCCGGCGCCTGATCGGTGAAGAACGAGTACACCACCAGCGGCGCTCCCGCCGCGTCGAACATGATGCCGGTGTCGTGCCGCTTGTCTTCGGACGCACCATGTTTGGTGGCGAAGCGGGCCCGCTCGTCCGAGGACATGTTCCGGCGGACGCCGTCCGTGTAGCCCACCGCCGACCACGTCATGATCCGCAGCACCGCCTGCGTCGACTCCTTCGACAGCAGCGTCCCCGAAGCCAGCCGGAACAACAGGTCATTGTTCTCCCGAGGGGTGGTGACGCCCAGGTAGAAACGGTTCTCTCCGGGCAAAGGCACCACCCGGGTCTGCTTGAACCCCAGCCGATCCAGTGTGTCGTTGATCTGCTCGCCCGACACGAATCGCGATATCAACCGCACCGCGGTGTTGTCGGAAACCTGCAACATCGTGGTCAGCAGATTCGCGACGGTCAGTTGATCGCCGAACGCCGCCTGATTCAAATACAGCCCACTGCCCTCGGCCACGATGTCGGCATCGAGCGTCGTCGTATCCGACAACTTCACCCGCCCCGCGTCGACCTCACTCATGAGCGCCGTCATCACCGCCAGCTTCTGCACGCTGGCCCCCT from Nocardia tengchongensis includes:
- a CDS encoding SDR family oxidoreductase codes for the protein MSDLFDYSGRTVFVAGGTSGINLGVARAFAQAGASVGVLSRSPDKVRAAVDSIGESGVTVLGFAADVRDYEAVAQGIGAICGEIGELDVLVSGAAGNFPAAVDTMSAGAFAAVVDIDLKGTFNVLRAGREHLRAPGASVITISAPQSTIPMAMQAHACAAKAGVDMLTKCAALEWGHHGIRVNAVMPGPIEDTEGMARLAPTPQMADLVTRSVPMGRYGTAQEIADCCLWLASPYAAYVNGAIIPVDGGWSLGGASEVFTAMRNMLAG
- a CDS encoding serine hydrolase, coding for MPAGVGRAGVPVVGPAFDAQYRAITRVAGGRWHCLVSDLGSGKPVPVVAEDADFVIEGASVQKLAVMTALMSEVDAGRVKLSDTTTLDADIVAEGSGLYLNQAAFGDQLTVANLLTTMLQVSDNTAVRLISRFVSGEQINDTLDRLGFKQTRVVPLPGENRFYLGVTTPRENNDLLFRLASGTLLSKESTQAVLRIMTWSAVGYTDGVRRNMSSDERARFATKHGASEDKRHDTGIMFDAAGAPLVVYSFFTDQAPDADNYGATNPVVEAHATLGRSLLDTYTHLSPLQSFIDPKKIAAGGH